From Oryza brachyantha chromosome 9, ObraRS2, whole genome shotgun sequence, a single genomic window includes:
- the LOC102712570 gene encoding glycine-rich cell wall structural protein-like, translating into MARSKACNLAAALLLLVMVVFMCMPYGGTVEGRPVPRKDLDVGLGGGGQGLGVGIGVGVGLGVGLGPGGVSVSGSGSGSGSVAGVGSASGSRSGSVSIGGASSSAGSSAGASVGSGGLRVGSSAGSSAGSSGGSGTGIGIGTGQGSGSGSSRNP; encoded by the coding sequence ATGGCAAGAAGCAAGGCCTGCAATTTGGCAgctgctctgctgctgctggtgatgGTGGTCTTCATGTGCATGCCCTACGGTGGGACTGTGGAGGGCCGGCCGGTGCCGAGGAAGGACCTCGACGTTGGGTTGGGTGGCGGTGGGCAGGGGCTGGGTGTTGGGATTGGTGTTGGTGTTGGTCTCGGGGTCGGGTTGGGGCCTGGTGGTGTGTCCGTGTCTGGTTCTGGGTCTGGGTCTGGCTCAGTGGCTGGGGTTGGCTCTGCCTCTGGGTCAAGGTCTGGCTCGGTCTCAATTGGAGGAGCGAGCTCGTCAGCTGGGTCCAGTGCAGGTGCTTCCGTTGGATCGGGTGGGTTAAGGGTAGGGTCCTCTGCTGGATCTTCGGCTGGATCTAGTGGTGGATCGGGCACTGGAATAGGCATTGGAACTGGGCAAGGATCTGGGTCTGGCTCAAGCAGAAATCCTTAA
- the LOC102718766 gene encoding keratin-associated protein 6-2-like, which produces MSHTKTIVLGIVVLAALVLASEGRISRKDLSIDLGGGGGIGIGTGISIGIGGGAGGSGSGATSGSGSFSNSGSGSGSGSASGSGSWSSASSSAGSSVGSSAGSGAGSYANSGGDSGSSYNQDQGTSEGQGQDQGSCHGQGTCSGYGEGHGEGNGYSSGYGEGHGEGYGQGNGSGSGYGEGHGYGRGTGSGYSEGHGSRHGQGSGSGYGEGSGSGYGNGSGSGYGEGHGYGYGHGK; this is translated from the coding sequence ATGTCTCATACCAAGACTATTGTTCTTGGCATTGTTGTGCTTGCTGCACTTGTTCTTGCATCTGAGGGGCGAATTTCCCGTAAAGACTTAAGCATCGATCTTGGTGGCGGGGGTGGTATTGGAATTGGTACGGGAATTAGTATTGGCATAGGTGGTGGTGCAGGTGGCTCTGGCTCTGGCGCAACATCTGGGTCAGGTTCTTTCTCTAACTCTGGCTCAGGTTCAGGCTCGGGCTCTGCTTCTGGGTCTGGCTCATGGTCAAGTGCTAGTTCAAGCGCAGGGTCATCAGTTGGATCTAGCGCTGGTTCTGGAGCAGGTTCATATGCTAACTCTGGTGGAGATTCAGGATCCAGTTACAACCAAGATCAAGGCACCAGTGAAGGCCAAGGCCAAGATCAAGGTTCATGCCATGGACAAGGAACATGTTCGGGATATGGTGAGGGACATGGTGAAGGAAATGGCTACAGCTCAGGATATGGTGAGGGGCATGGCGAAGGCTATGGTCAAGGGAACGGCTCTGGCTCAGGATATGGTGAGGGGCATGGTTATGGTCGAGGAACAGGGTCGGGTTACAGCGAAGGCCATGGCTCAAGACATGGCCAAGGATCAGGATCAGGCTATGGTGAAGGTTCAGGAAGTGGATATGGAAATGGCTCGGGCTCAGGCTATGGTGAAGGTCAT
- the LOC107304894 gene encoding glycine-rich protein 23-like, which translates to MMVCMKGVALVAVVVVAASLAPVGEGRSARKDLGINLGVGGGVGIGVGFGSGSGSGGLGLGLGVGIGIGLGGGGYESSSRYGSASVSSSGSSPGLGSASGLVSASGSGSSSGGGGLGAGVGIGLGGGGGNAGSSSSSSASSSAGSGFRSGGGSSAGSSAGSSASSSVRSNSDSNDGSFVGSTVGSRARSSAASRVESGTNRGHN; encoded by the exons ATGATGGTTTGCATGAAGGGCGTTGCTCTAGTAGCCGTGGTTGTAGTTGCTGCATCACTTGCTCCGGTGGGGGAGGGCCGCTCTGCTCGGAAGGACCTTGGTATTAATCTTGGGGTTGGGGGTGGAGTTGGGATTGGAGTTG GATTCGGCTCAGGCTCAGGATCAGGAGGTCTTGGACTTGGACTTGGAGTTGGAATTGGCATTGGtctaggtggtggtggttatGAGTCAAGTTCAAGGTATGGTTCCGCATCAGTGTCCAGCTCTGGATCAAGTCCAGGCTTAGGATCTGCTTCTGGATTAGTTTCGGCTTCGGGTTCAGGCTCAAGCTCAGGGGGAGGTGGCCTTGGAGCCGGAGTTGGTATTGGattaggtggtggtggtggtaatgCTGGCTCCTCTAGCTCTAGTTCAGCTTCAAGCTCAGCTGGCTCTGGGTTCAGATCAGGAGGTGGTTCAAGCGCTGGATCGTCAGCTGGTTCAAGTGCATCATCCTCCGTGAGATCTAATTCAGACTCTAATGATGGATCATTTGTAGGTTCTACTGTCGGATCTAGAGCAAGATCAAGTGCAGCCTCTCGAGTAGAGTCCGGAACTAATCGTGGGCACAATTGA
- the LOC102719322 gene encoding putative per-hexamer repeat protein 5, with amino-acid sequence MVGGKGSAAASLTLVALLCAMSGGCVEGRRVARMGLDIGLGGGQGIGLGLGLGLGLGLGAGTGGVSASGSGSGSGSVAEAGPTSGSVSIGGASSSAGSSAGSYAGLDGSGAGSSAGSRAGSNGGQGYGQGGGSGSGLGSGYGEGGGYGHGSSNGFGEGYGYGSGYGRNP; translated from the coding sequence ATGGTGGGCGGCAAGGGTAGCGCCGCTGCTTCTCTGACGCTGGTGGCGCTCCTGTGCGCGATGTCCGGTGGCTGCGTGGAGGGCCGCCGTGTGGCGAGGATGGGCCTCGACATCGGCTTGGGTGGCGGCCAGGGAATTGggctcggcctcggcctcgggcttgggcttgggcttggAGCGGGCACAGGAGGTGTGTCTGCTTCTGGGTCTGGTTCTGGCTCTGGCTCGGTGGCTGAGGCAGGGCCTACCTCTGGGTCGGTCTCTATTGGAGGAGCTAGCTCTTCTGCTGGGTCGAGTGCTGGATCATACGCTGGGTTGGATGGATCAGGGGCTGGGTCCTCAGCTGGATCTAGAGCAGGGTCAAATGGTGGGCAAGGGTATGGACAAGGAGGTGGCAGTGGGTCGGGTTTAGGATCTGGGTATGGTGAGGGTGGAGGATATGGGCATGGTTCGAGCAATGGGTTTGGAGAAGGGTATGGTTATGGATCCGGTTATGGTAGAAACCCTTAA
- the LOC102719040 gene encoding putative per-hexamer repeat protein 5: protein MVGGKGSAVASLTLVALLCAMSGGCVESRRVATTGLTIGLGSGQGIGIGLDPGTGGAVPASASGSVSTSTSVARPGSTSGSRSRSVSIGGASSSTRSSAGSYARSGGSGGSGLGSGSMYGEGGGYGRGSSDASGIGFEEGYGYGSGSVRYP from the coding sequence ATGGTGGGCGGCAAGGGTAGCGCGGTCGCTTCTCTGACGCTGGTGGCGCTCCTGTGCGCGATGTCCGGTGGCTGCGTGGAGAGCCGCCGTGTGGCGACGACGGGCCTCACCATCGGCTTGGGTAGCGGCCAGGGAATTGGGATCGGGCTCGATCCGGGCACAGGAGGCGCCGTGCCTGCCTCTGCTTCTGGTTCTGTCTCTACCTCTACCTCCGTGGCTAGGCCAGGGTCTACCTCTGGATCAAGATCCAGGTCGGTCTCTATCGGAGGAGCTAGCTCTTCTACTAGGTCGAGTGCTGGATCATACGCTAGGTCAGGTGGATCAGGGGGCAGTGGGTTGGGTTCGGGGTCTATGTATGGTGAAGGTGGAGGATATGGGCGTGGGTCGAGCGATGCGTCTGGCATAGGGTTTGAAGAGGGGTATGGTTATGGATCCGGTTCTGTTAGATACCCTTGA